In the genome of Fulvivirga maritima, one region contains:
- the mdh gene encoding malate dehydrogenase, whose protein sequence is MKITVVGAGNVGATCADVLAYREIANEVVLVDIKEGVAEGKALDIFQKAPINLYDTRTIGSTNDYSKTAGSDVVVITSGLPRKPGMTRDDLIETNAGIVKSVTENVIKHSPDAIIIIVSNPLDVMTYQAHLSSKLPRTKVMGMAGILDTARYRAFLAEALDVSPKDIQAVLMGGHGDTMVPLPRYTTVGGIPVTELIDKDKLDAIIKRTQTGGGELVKLMGTSAWYAPGSAAAQMAEAIVKDQKRVFPVCIKLEGEYGIDNCYLGVPVVLGKNGVEKVIELDLNDEEKALLETSRKHVTEVMEVLDKLNG, encoded by the coding sequence ATGAAAATAACAGTAGTTGGAGCAGGTAATGTAGGCGCTACCTGTGCCGATGTTTTAGCCTATCGCGAAATAGCTAATGAAGTAGTGCTGGTAGATATAAAAGAAGGAGTAGCAGAAGGAAAAGCTTTAGATATTTTTCAGAAAGCTCCCATTAATTTGTACGATACCAGAACTATAGGTTCAACTAATGATTACAGCAAAACAGCAGGTTCTGATGTAGTGGTTATTACTTCTGGTTTACCAAGAAAACCAGGGATGACTCGTGATGACCTTATCGAAACCAATGCGGGCATTGTGAAGTCAGTGACTGAAAATGTAATCAAGCACTCTCCTGATGCTATTATTATCATTGTTTCTAATCCTCTTGATGTAATGACATATCAGGCTCATTTATCATCTAAACTACCTCGTACCAAAGTAATGGGTATGGCTGGTATTTTAGATACTGCCCGTTACAGAGCATTTTTAGCTGAAGCACTTGATGTTTCTCCTAAAGATATCCAAGCTGTACTTATGGGTGGTCATGGTGATACTATGGTGCCTCTTCCAAGATACACTACCGTAGGGGGTATCCCTGTAACTGAGCTTATAGATAAAGATAAGCTTGATGCTATCATCAAAAGAACACAAACTGGTGGTGGTGAGCTAGTGAAATTAATGGGTACTTCAGCTTGGTATGCTCCAGGTTCTGCTGCTGCTCAAATGGCTGAAGCTATCGTTAAAGATCAAAAAAGAGTATTCCCAGTATGTATTAAGCTGGAAGGTGAATACGGAATTGATAACTGCTACTTAGGAGTACCTGTAGTGCTTGGTAAAAACGGAGTTGAAAAGGTAATAGAATTAGACCTTAACGATGAAGAAAAAGCATTACTAGAAACTTCTAGAAAGCATGTTACAGAAGTAATGGAAGTTCTTGATAAATTGAACGGATAA
- a CDS encoding Crp/Fnr family transcriptional regulator has product MNNPFKKTFTPEQHDLFLYLSRIDLFSTLNYKQMSLFLPFMYERKYEQDEVVFFRNDPSHALYLIKKGEIALTIDVNERFEDLTKVGPGVALGESCLLRNTKRLLNAFVVSEKAEFYVIPQDNIFDIFENNIKIKTRMLEVLAEVYNEYNSNVFKAYKSSMGFFNLSQVYRG; this is encoded by the coding sequence ATGAATAATCCATTTAAAAAGACCTTTACGCCTGAGCAGCACGATTTATTTCTATATCTGTCCAGGATAGATTTATTCTCCACCCTCAATTACAAGCAGATGTCACTCTTCCTGCCATTTATGTATGAGAGAAAATATGAGCAAGACGAAGTGGTATTTTTTAGAAATGACCCTAGCCATGCTTTGTACCTCATTAAAAAAGGAGAAATAGCGCTCACTATAGATGTGAATGAAAGGTTTGAAGACCTTACCAAAGTAGGGCCGGGAGTAGCGCTGGGAGAAAGCTGCTTGTTGAGAAATACCAAGCGTTTGCTTAATGCTTTTGTGGTGTCAGAAAAGGCAGAGTTTTATGTGATACCCCAAGATAATATCTTCGATATTTTTGAAAATAATATAAAAATAAAGACCCGTATGTTGGAGGTGCTGGCGGAGGTTTATAATGAATATAATTCCAATGTTTTTAAGGCTTACAAGTCCTCTATGGGGTTCTTCAATTTAAGTCAGGTTTATCGCGGTTAA
- a CDS encoding tRNA lysidine(34) synthetase TilS C-terminal domain-containing protein: protein MIDEKIPLNLKERVYVLTSGENIAWVIGYRIDDRYKITSSSKKIFNIVRVDHE from the coding sequence ATGATAGATGAGAAAATTCCATTAAACTTGAAAGAGAGGGTCTATGTGCTTACCTCTGGTGAAAATATTGCTTGGGTGATTGGCTACAGAATAGATGACCGGTATAAGATAACATCTTCTTCAAAGAAGATATTCAACATAGTAAGAGTAGATCATGAATAA
- the tilS gene encoding tRNA lysidine(34) synthetase TilS, with product MVKKFLDFIDDNNLCTYTDGLLVAVSGGVDSMVLAMLLKQAKYSFTIAHCNFNLRGASSDEDEDFVKKFAKSIKVDCVTESFDTKNYAERNSISIEMAARELRYEWFNKLLQERGLSCLVTAHHLNDSLETTLYNLTKGTGISGLRGIKARNGRLIRPLLWATKEEIVYYASRNEIRWRDDVSNFSDDYMRNKIRNNVVPELRKINPSVENTYVNTQKRLMEMEQMLHEVRDDFKYNYWEQKGADHYLSLQQLRKIDKVVVLEELLRPFGFTFVQAEEVMQAVRVGEPGKLFLSASHQVNVDRDSLIVSERGEEEIAFEIKEEDDLVKQGELTFQLYTTEDNSKILKSANKVSLDYERLEFPLKVRKWQQGDAFRPLGMRGKKKAKRFYDR from the coding sequence ATGGTTAAGAAATTTTTAGATTTTATAGATGACAATAATTTATGTACATATACCGATGGGCTGCTGGTAGCGGTAAGTGGAGGAGTAGACTCCATGGTGCTGGCCATGCTGCTGAAGCAGGCTAAATACTCGTTTACAATAGCACATTGTAATTTTAACCTGAGAGGCGCTTCTTCTGATGAAGATGAAGATTTTGTGAAAAAGTTTGCCAAATCGATAAAGGTTGATTGTGTAACAGAGTCATTTGATACCAAAAATTATGCCGAAAGAAACTCTATTTCTATAGAAATGGCAGCTCGGGAATTGAGGTATGAATGGTTTAATAAATTGCTTCAAGAGCGGGGATTAAGCTGCCTGGTAACAGCCCATCATCTTAATGATAGTTTGGAGACTACCCTTTATAACCTAACTAAAGGTACGGGCATAAGCGGTTTGCGAGGTATCAAGGCTAGGAATGGCCGGCTAATAAGGCCATTGCTGTGGGCTACTAAGGAAGAGATAGTGTATTATGCCAGCCGCAATGAAATACGTTGGCGAGATGACGTTAGTAATTTTTCTGATGATTATATGCGAAATAAGATCAGGAATAATGTGGTGCCTGAGCTAAGGAAGATTAACCCTTCGGTAGAAAACACTTATGTAAACACCCAAAAGCGGTTAATGGAAATGGAGCAGATGCTGCATGAGGTAAGAGATGATTTCAAATATAACTACTGGGAGCAAAAAGGAGCGGATCATTATCTGTCATTACAGCAGTTACGGAAGATTGATAAAGTAGTGGTGCTAGAAGAACTGCTTCGTCCTTTTGGTTTTACGTTTGTGCAGGCGGAAGAAGTGATGCAGGCTGTAAGGGTAGGCGAGCCAGGCAAGCTGTTTCTATCGGCTTCTCATCAGGTGAATGTGGATAGGGACAGTCTTATTGTTAGTGAAAGAGGAGAAGAAGAAATAGCCTTTGAAATTAAAGAAGAGGATGATTTAGTGAAGCAAGGAGAGTTGACTTTTCAGCTTTATACTACAGAAGACAATAGTAAAATATTAAAATCAGCCAATAAGGTGAGCTTGGATTATGAGCGTTTGGAGTTCCCTCTTAAAGTGAGAAAATGGCAGCAGGGAGATGCTTTTAGACCTCTGGGAATGAGGGGTAAAAAAAAAGCTAAGCGATTTTATGATAGATGA
- a CDS encoding OstA-like protein gives MIKFTLKITYILVLLCATALTAFAQKEQIQLKQADIWKGGIRDGQRIDRVIGNVIFQQKETTIYSDSAYFFNAKNFIEAYGHVKIVEGDSVTITAEKLIYDGNKKEAQLREDVVFVKKAQMTLYTDYLDYYRIQQEARYYEGGKIVDSANVLTSEKGYYQVNTSMASFKTDVKAVNPDYTLTSDTLQYNTKTKIIYFRAPTKIVDSDSSIFNYETGQYDTKIKRSDLNIGQIESKEYILKGDRLNLDDLSKKYTAKGNVVLISKEQDVIITGDDGFYQKKGRNL, from the coding sequence ATGATCAAATTTACCCTAAAAATAACATATATTCTTGTTCTGCTCTGCGCTACTGCTCTTACGGCTTTCGCACAGAAAGAACAGATACAATTGAAGCAAGCCGATATATGGAAGGGCGGAATTAGAGATGGCCAACGCATAGATCGTGTTATAGGCAATGTTATCTTCCAACAGAAGGAGACCACCATCTATAGTGACTCTGCCTACTTCTTTAACGCAAAAAACTTCATAGAAGCTTACGGCCATGTAAAAATTGTAGAAGGCGACTCAGTAACTATTACTGCCGAAAAACTTATATATGATGGTAATAAAAAAGAAGCGCAACTCAGGGAAGATGTAGTCTTTGTAAAAAAAGCACAAATGACTTTATACACAGACTACCTGGATTATTACCGAATACAACAGGAAGCTCGCTACTACGAAGGCGGCAAAATAGTAGACAGCGCCAACGTACTTACTAGTGAAAAAGGATACTATCAGGTAAATACTAGTATGGCCTCTTTTAAAACTGATGTAAAGGCAGTAAACCCAGACTACACCTTAACCTCTGATACTCTACAGTATAACACCAAGACCAAGATTATTTACTTCCGTGCTCCCACCAAAATTGTAGACAGTGACAGTAGCATTTTCAACTATGAAACCGGACAGTACGATACTAAAATAAAACGTTCTGACCTGAACATTGGTCAAATAGAAAGTAAAGAATACATACTTAAAGGTGATAGGCTTAATCTGGATGATCTGAGTAAAAAATATACTGCTAAAGGCAATGTAGTGCTCATTTCTAAAGAGCAAGATGTGATTATTACCGGAGATGATGGCTTTTACCAAAAAAAAGGACGGAATCTCTAA
- a CDS encoding LptA/OstA family protein, producing the protein MKKVMQKDTLYLKADTLVAIENEDPAKKRLLAYKNVKIFKPDLRGVSDSLAYFTSDSTIYFYDDPVLWSGGSQIEADSINAVLANGSIERLNMNENSFVISEDSISNYNQIKGRSMVAYFKEGSIKKVDVNGNAESLFFALDETDSYLMGMNKITCSFMIINFKLNKVDNLSSYVTPDASFIPPHELEDPERRLKDFKWRISEKPERKDVLGEEADAKPDSNDDTEEKDTGPSPKSIELETKKTNDSIKLKKNRSQLKKEE; encoded by the coding sequence ATGAAAAAGGTAATGCAAAAAGATACGCTTTACCTAAAGGCTGATACTTTGGTAGCAATAGAAAATGAAGATCCTGCTAAAAAAAGGTTATTAGCTTATAAAAATGTTAAAATATTTAAGCCTGATCTCCGTGGAGTTTCTGATTCTCTGGCCTATTTCACCAGTGACTCTACCATTTACTTTTATGATGATCCTGTATTATGGAGCGGCGGCAGCCAGATAGAAGCTGATTCTATTAATGCCGTCTTAGCCAATGGCTCCATAGAAAGGCTTAATATGAATGAAAACTCCTTTGTAATATCTGAAGATAGTATCTCCAATTACAATCAGATAAAAGGACGGAGCATGGTAGCCTACTTTAAGGAAGGCAGCATTAAAAAAGTGGACGTTAATGGTAATGCAGAAAGTTTATTTTTCGCTCTGGATGAAACAGATAGTTACCTGATGGGGATGAATAAAATCACCTGTAGTTTTATGATTATCAATTTCAAGCTTAATAAGGTAGACAACCTATCTTCTTATGTAACTCCCGATGCCTCATTTATCCCTCCGCATGAGCTGGAAGATCCTGAAAGAAGATTAAAAGATTTTAAATGGAGAATTTCTGAAAAACCTGAAAGAAAAGATGTGCTGGGAGAAGAGGCTGACGCAAAGCCGGATAGCAACGATGACACCGAAGAGAAAGACACAGGACCATCTCCAAAAAGCATAGAACTTGAAACAAAAAAAACTAACGACAGTATAAAGTTAAAGAAGAATAGATCACAATTGAAGAAGGAGGAGTAG
- a CDS encoding T9SS type A sorting domain-containing protein, with product MKLYLSMVLGFISICSAYAQSFEVIDNTQAFAGNIGQDISATIPIRNNSSRPIQMIIKRVDQMIGTGQINYFCWDNECFDPSTNQLPLSKRLNPGETTSKFKSILIGGLAPGFSTVKYLIFDRDNPTDAIEHEVTYTIEESTEKKLIFSSKDIKINDVYPNPVEDFAIVEYNILNQNKNAKIVIHNVLGSIISEYKLSSLETKIKIKTNDLNSGVYFYTLYVDNDGVMTRKLIVKK from the coding sequence ATGAAATTATATTTATCAATGGTTCTGGGCTTTATATCCATATGCAGTGCATATGCGCAAAGCTTTGAAGTAATTGATAATACTCAAGCCTTCGCAGGAAACATAGGACAAGACATTTCTGCTACTATACCCATAAGAAACAACTCCTCCCGGCCCATTCAAATGATAATTAAAAGAGTGGATCAGATGATAGGCACAGGCCAAATCAACTACTTCTGCTGGGATAATGAATGCTTTGACCCAAGCACTAATCAATTGCCATTATCAAAACGTTTAAACCCAGGAGAAACCACCTCTAAATTTAAAAGCATACTCATAGGAGGCCTCGCACCAGGGTTTAGCACTGTGAAATATTTAATTTTTGACAGGGACAATCCTACTGATGCCATTGAGCATGAAGTAACTTACACCATTGAAGAAAGCACCGAAAAGAAACTGATCTTCAGCTCCAAAGACATAAAAATAAATGATGTTTACCCTAATCCTGTTGAAGATTTTGCTATTGTAGAATACAATATCCTCAACCAAAACAAAAACGCTAAAATAGTCATTCACAATGTTTTAGGCAGTATTATTAGCGAATACAAGCTATCATCATTAGAAACTAAAATTAAAATAAAGACTAATGATTTGAACTCCGGAGTATACTTTTACACCTTATATGTAGATAACGACGGAGTGATGACCCGCAAGCTGATCGTTAAAAAATAA
- a CDS encoding outer membrane protein assembly factor BamD, which produces MLKRVFSKNFIIVLTILSIFSCSKFRKIEKSEDWRVKYDAALKYYEDKDYYRSGVLFEQVLPIVRGLPEGEDVQFKFAYCQYYQNFFLLAAHHFKVFYETYARSEYAQEAQYMHAYSLYANSPAYNLDQTSSMEALIAMQNFINKYPSTKFRDDATAVIDDIQEKLELKAYENAKLYYKIEKYKAAVVAFDTFKNDFPDSKFNEEVAYMKFMAQYELAQRSIYSKQLERYQEANTYYLEFIDDYPESEFIKDAEKRYANSLEKSTELAKK; this is translated from the coding sequence ATGTTAAAACGGGTATTTTCCAAGAACTTTATCATTGTACTTACCATCCTTTCTATATTCTCATGTAGCAAATTCCGCAAAATTGAGAAAAGTGAAGACTGGAGGGTTAAATATGATGCGGCACTAAAGTATTACGAAGACAAAGACTATTACCGCTCAGGCGTATTATTTGAGCAGGTTTTACCTATAGTAAGAGGACTTCCTGAGGGTGAAGATGTTCAGTTTAAATTTGCTTATTGCCAATATTATCAGAACTTCTTCTTACTAGCAGCACATCACTTCAAAGTGTTTTATGAAACTTACGCCAGAAGTGAATACGCTCAGGAAGCACAGTATATGCATGCTTATTCTTTATATGCTAACTCCCCTGCTTACAACCTGGATCAGACCAGTAGTATGGAAGCGCTAATAGCTATGCAAAACTTCATCAATAAGTACCCTTCTACCAAGTTTAGAGATGACGCTACTGCCGTTATTGATGACATACAGGAAAAACTGGAATTAAAAGCTTACGAAAATGCTAAGCTTTACTATAAAATAGAAAAATATAAAGCTGCAGTAGTAGCTTTCGATACCTTTAAAAATGACTTCCCTGATTCAAAATTCAACGAAGAGGTAGCCTACATGAAGTTTATGGCTCAGTATGAATTGGCTCAGCGTAGTATATACAGCAAACAGCTGGAGCGCTACCAAGAGGCCAACACCTATTACTTAGAGTTTATAGATGACTACCCTGAAAGTGAATTTATTAAAGACGCAGAGAAGAGATATGCTAACAGTTTGGAGAAATCTACCGAACTGGCAAAAAAATAA
- a CDS encoding DNA-directed RNA polymerase subunit omega produces the protein MAIQASIVTRDMDKLANVTGNVYESVAIIGKRARQVAVNVKEELNNKLAEFASTVDNLEEIFENREQIEISKFYERMPKSTNVAIEEFIEGKVTFRRREEEDGGLSL, from the coding sequence ATGGCTATTCAAGCATCAATTGTTACAAGAGATATGGATAAACTTGCCAATGTTACTGGCAACGTATATGAGAGTGTAGCAATCATTGGAAAAAGAGCAAGACAAGTTGCTGTTAATGTAAAGGAAGAGCTTAACAACAAGTTAGCCGAATTTGCCTCAACAGTAGATAACCTTGAAGAAATTTTCGAAAACAGAGAGCAAATAGAAATCTCTAAATTCTATGAGAGAATGCCTAAATCCACTAATGTAGCTATTGAAGAGTTCATAGAAGGAAAAGTTACATTCCGTAGAAGAGAAGAAGAAGATGGTGGCCTAAGTCTATAA
- the coaBC gene encoding bifunctional phosphopantothenoylcysteine decarboxylase/phosphopantothenate--cysteine ligase CoaBC, with amino-acid sequence MLQGKKIILGISGSIAAYKAATLTRLLVKSGAEVKIIISSSASEFITPLTLATLSKNPVLSSFTKNSAGEWNNHVELGLWADAMIMAPASANTIGKMANGLCDNLLLATYLSAKCPVYVAPAMDLDMHKHPAVQANIAKLIEYGNKIIEAQHGELASGLVGTGRMEEPENIVSILKQELGAKKPLTGKKALVTAGPTYEAIDPVRFIGNHSSGKMGYALAEALHAAGAEVTLISGPTHEQLSSADIHLHRVTSAQEMHDACIEKYPETDIAVLAAAVADYKPAKQATQKIKKSSDHLSIDLVKTYDIAKALGKLKKNGQFTVGFALETENEVTNAQEKREKKNFDFIVLNSLQDKGAGFGHNTNKISIIDRQNNVRDFELKDKRSVAQDIVNAIIECIE; translated from the coding sequence ATGCTCCAGGGTAAGAAAATCATACTCGGAATATCCGGAAGCATAGCCGCCTATAAAGCAGCCACACTTACAAGGCTTTTAGTAAAATCAGGAGCAGAGGTGAAGATTATTATTTCTTCCTCTGCTTCTGAGTTTATTACCCCTCTTACTTTAGCTACCTTATCCAAGAACCCGGTACTCTCAAGTTTTACTAAAAACAGCGCTGGCGAATGGAATAATCATGTAGAATTGGGGTTATGGGCTGATGCTATGATCATGGCTCCGGCCAGTGCCAACACCATAGGAAAAATGGCTAACGGGCTGTGCGACAACCTACTACTTGCCACCTACTTATCTGCCAAATGCCCCGTTTATGTGGCTCCTGCTATGGATCTGGACATGCACAAGCATCCTGCTGTACAGGCGAACATAGCCAAGCTGATAGAATATGGCAATAAGATCATAGAAGCCCAACACGGCGAACTAGCCAGCGGACTGGTAGGTACAGGCCGTATGGAAGAACCTGAAAATATAGTATCTATACTTAAGCAAGAACTAGGTGCAAAAAAGCCTCTAACGGGTAAAAAAGCGCTAGTTACCGCAGGCCCTACTTATGAAGCCATAGATCCTGTTCGCTTTATAGGTAATCACTCTAGCGGAAAAATGGGCTATGCTTTAGCAGAAGCATTACACGCTGCTGGAGCAGAAGTCACCCTCATAAGCGGACCTACTCACGAGCAATTATCTTCTGCAGACATACACCTTCACAGGGTAACCTCTGCACAAGAAATGCATGATGCGTGCATAGAGAAATATCCTGAAACTGACATAGCTGTATTAGCTGCAGCTGTAGCTGATTACAAGCCGGCCAAGCAAGCCACTCAAAAAATAAAGAAGAGTTCTGACCATCTGTCCATAGACCTGGTAAAAACTTATGATATTGCCAAAGCCTTGGGAAAATTGAAAAAAAATGGCCAGTTTACAGTAGGTTTTGCCTTGGAAACAGAAAATGAAGTGACTAACGCACAAGAAAAACGAGAGAAAAAGAACTTCGATTTTATTGTACTTAATTCCCTTCAGGATAAAGGAGCTGGCTTCGGGCATAATACCAATAAAATATCTATTATTGACAGACAAAATAATGTCCGTGATTTTGAGTTAAAAGATAAAAGAAGTGTAGCCCAGGACATTGTCAACGCCATTATCGAATGTATCGAATAA